Genomic window (Polaribacter batillariae):
TTAAATCTTGATATTCTTTATCTGTTAAACCGGCTTTATATTTTACGCCATTTCCTGTTTTAAAATATTCGCCAATTGCTTTTTCTCCTGAATGCCCAAAAGGCGGATTCCCAATATCGTGCATTACTGAAGCGGCTGCTACGATTGCCCCAAAATCGTTAAAAGTGTAACCTAATTTCGCCAAATTTGGATGCCGTTCTAACAACTCTTTTCCAACTCTTCTTCCTAAAGTTCTACCTACTACAGATACTTCTAAACTGTGTGTTAATCTGGTGTGTACAAAATCGGTTTCTGATAACGGAATTACTTGTGTTTTGTCTTGCAAGCTTCTAAATGCAGATGAAAATATAATTCTATCGAAATCTACATCGAAACCTAAACGTGTTTCGTCTTGTGCTACTCTTGGGCGTTTTTGTGTATCGCCAAAGCGTTTTAAAGAAAGAAGTTGTTCCCAGTTCATTTTATTTTTTATAATAAGATTATTGCCTGAACAGAAATGGCAGAGCGCTCGAAAATACGAAAAAGATGCTTACCAACTTTTTTTAGACATCTCTTTCTAGTTTGATATCTTTTAATTTTTTCTCTAATGCCTTTATTTTAAAGCAGATTCTAATAAAGAAACAATAGTTTGTTTAAATTCTTGATTGTAAATGATTTTTTCCGTCCTACAAATGTAATTTAATCATATAAATTCGTACCAACAAAACTAGACATTCCAGTTTATAATGATTTAAAAATCAGGTTTATAAAAATAGAATAATTACAAAAATAGTATAGTAAAATAATGAGATAATTACCTTAAAATGGTGTCTTTCTCGAAAATTTACTATAAAATTGGGTATTTCTTATTACATAAAACAACTACAATCTGTTGAAGAATATGCTTTTTCTTGGGATGAGTTAGTGCAAAAATGCGATAAAACAGAAACTGCTTTAAAAAGTAAACTTTCGAGACTGGTTGCAAAAAAGGAAATTGTAAACCTAAGAAAAGGATTTTATTTAATAATTCCACCTAGGTATTCAAAGCAAGGACAAATACCTGTCAGGGCAAACGCATCATAACTTTAGTATTTTCAGCATATATTGATTATTGATAGCTGCTTTGAGTCTTTTGCTTTTAATACCAATTTTATTTTTTGAGTCTTTTCTAAGAATATTTAGAGCAATTTTGGTAAGTATTGAAAAGTTTTGAGAAGCATTTCCTGTTCTTTTCCGTGATGCATCTTCGCAGAAAGCTACGTCTAAAGTCCAATGAAGTTTGTTTTCTATTGCCCAATGCGATCGTATTGCTTTTTGAAAGACTTCAGAATTAGCTTTCAAACTAGATATATAATATCGTGTAGCTTTTTCTATAGGTCTATCCGAGTTTTTAAATTCACGTATGCTTTCTATCCTAACAAGGGTATTTAAATTTGCCCAATGATTATTTTTGGCAATGAATTTAAAATCTGTGATACAACTGCAAGTACGTGTTTCTATTCTTCCATGGTCTAAAGTATGCTGTATGTTTATCTCTGTGTTTTTAGCAAATTTGAATTCATCTTCAATATCTTCAAGAAGTTGTTCTTGATTGCCTTTTACGGCTAAAATATAATCAGCTTCTTTTGTCACTATCTTTTCAGCTATAGCTGTTTGACATCCCATAGCATCTATGGTTATAATAGTATTTTGAATAGATAAGATTTCTAATAATTTTGGAATCGCAGTTATTTCATTAGATTTTTCATCAGTTTTTACTTGACCTAAAACAAGATTGTTTTCACAAGCAAAGGCACTAACCATATGTATAGGAGATTTTTTACCTTTATGCTTTGCTCCTCTAATGGTTTTACCATCTATGGCTATCACTTCTTTATCTGTTAATTGCGCCAAGGTTTTTACCCATTCTATAAAGCATAATTCAAACTGCTTACTATCTATAGCTGAAAATACACGGTTAAAAGTATCATGTGAGGGAATGCCATTTGGTAATTCTAAAAAGGTACGTAAAAAATCTTCTTTTTCTTTAGCATAGAGTTCCATTTCATTCCAAGAATCTGCGCCACAGATAACAGATATAATTCCGATAAGAAGGATGTCGTTTAATTGATGAAGTTTTGTTAAATCACGTCTAGGGTCATCTATTTTATCAAAAATAGAAACTAATTTGTTTGTCATTTTTAAAATGTATAAAATATTGATTATCAGTATAATATACATAAAAATATTCACGTAAAAAAATTAAAATCAATAGATTAACTAAAAAAATTAAACTTTTTTAGATGCGTTTGCCATGAAATACCTGTTCAATTGTTTTCTAGTAAATTGTTTCAATATTTAAAAAGAGATTATTATTTATGTTTTTATTCTGCAGCCAAGTTTCACGGAGCTGGGCAGCAGCAAGTGCAAAGAGATTATGTAATGACCGACAAAGCATTTTCTAACATTAAAAAATCGTCTTTAGATATTCATTTTTTTACAACTTCAAAATGGCCATCAAAAAACATTGTAGAGAAAAAATCTGATGCAGGAATTTTTAAAATTTCAAGTCCAGCACTTACAGCAGTAGATTTAATTCATCATCAAAATAAGTTAGGCGGAATTAATAGAATGTTAGCTATTTTGGAAGAATTATCCGAAGAACTCACTAAAAATGACATCGAAGAATTATTGAGTTGGTATCCGCATAAATGTACTTTACAAAGATTTGTTTTTTTATTAGAAGAATTGGAAGTAGAAGAAATTCTTTTAAAACCGATAATGCAGCACTTAAAAAAAGCAAAATACTTTCCGGTATTGTTAAGCCCAAAATCTAAACAGAAAGCAGGCGCAGTAGATAACGAGTGGAAAGTGGATATAAACGTTAAATTAGAAAGCGATTTATGATTCCTAAATCATATATAGCAAAGTGGCAAGAGAAAGCGCCTTGGAAACAGTTTTATCAAGTAGAACAAGACCTTGTAATTAGTCGTGCTTTAGTAGAAATTTTTTCTGATGATTTCCTACGTGAAAACTTAACTTTTAGAGGTGGTACAGCTTTGCATAAGTTGTATTTAAATCCTGCTACGAGATATTCTGAAGATATTGATTTGGTTCAAATTAAACCAGGACTATAAAGCCAATAATGGAATGAATTAAAGAGGTTGTTACCTTTTTTGAAAAGCCAATAAGAATACAAGTAAAAGGACACGGAGCAAAAGCAACCTATCGTTTTACATCAGAATACGAAGATATTAGATTGCGCTTAAAATTAGAAATTAATTGTAAAGAACATTTTAATGTTTTGGATTGGGTAGATTTTCCTTTTGAAGTAGAAAGCGAATGGTTTTCTGGAAGTGCTAAAATTAAAACCTATAGCATTAAAGAATTATTAGGCACAAAATTACGAGCCTTATACCAATGCAGTAAAGGGCGAGATTTATTCGATTTAGATTATTCTAGGTTAAATATGAAATTGGATATAGACGAGATAGTTAAATGTTTCAAAGCATACACAAAATTTTCTACAGGAAACTGACCACCAAGTCAGAAAGAGTTTTTATTAAATATTGAAGAGAAAGAGCAAGACCGAGACTTCACAGGAGATATGGAAGCGCTTTTAAGAACAGGAATAGGACATAATCAAGAAGAAGCTTTTAACTGGCTTAAAAGCGAATTGATAAACAAGAGTTAAAAAATTAGTAGCCCTATATGTAGCCCTAAAAATTAAAAAACCCTTTAAAAACAAGGTTTTTAAAGGGTTTGCAGTACTCAAGGTGGGAATCGAACCCACACTCCCGAAAGAACTGGATTTTGAATCCAGCGCGTCTACCAATTCCGCCACTTGAGCAATTTAGACTTTTCGCCTCGAACCATAAAGCGAGTACAAATGTATTAAAATATTTTATTTTAAAGTCAAAAAATTAATTTCAAAGTCAATAAATAATTTCTACTTTTGCAACCTTACAACAACACAACAAAAAATCATCACTAAATGCCTACAAATCAACTTGCACCAAAACTATTTGCATGCTCACAGAGTATTACTTTAGCAGAAAAAATTGCAAAAGAATACAATACTACTTTAGGAAAAGTTAAAACAACAAAGTTTAGCGATGGAGAATTTCAGCCAGCTTTCGAAGAATCTGTAAGAGGAAGACGTGTTTTTATTATTGGTTCTACATTTCCAAATGCCGATAATTTAATGGAAATGCTTTTAATGTTAGATGCAGCAAAAAGAGCATCTGCAAGACATATTACAGCTGTTATGCCATATTTTGGTTGGGCAAGACAAGATCGTAAAGACCAACCAAGAGTTGCAATTGGAGCAAAATTAGTTGCCAATTTATTGCAATCTGCAGGCGCCACTAGAATTATGACAATGGATTTACATGCAGATCAAATTCAAGGCTTTTTCGAAAAACCAGTAGATCATTTATTCGCATCTACCATTTTTATGCCTTATATAAAAAACTTAAAATTAGAGAATCTTACAATTGCATCTCCAGATATGGGAGGTTCAAAAAGAGCATATGCATATTCTAAACACTTACATTGCGACGTTGTAATTTGTTACAAACAACGCAAAAAAGCCAATGTAATTTCTCACATGGAGTTAATTGGAGACGTAAAAGGTAAAAATGTTATCTTGGTAGATGATATGATCGACACAGGAGGAACATTAGCACACGCAGCCGATTTAATGGTAGAAAGAGGAGCCTTAAGTGTACGTGCCATATGTACACACCCAATACTTTCTGGAGGAGCCTACGAAAAAATAGAAAATTCAGGATTAACCGAATTAATAGTTTCAGATACAATTCCATTAAAGAAGGAAACTTCTAAAATAAAAGTTGTATCTTGCGCGCCATTATTTGCAGATGTTATGCATAAAGTGCAAGACAATACTTCAATTAGTGGACAATTTTTAATGTAAATAAATTAATAAAAAAGTAATGAAATCAATTACAATTAAAGGATCAAAAAGAGAAAGCGTGGGCAAGGTAGCTACCAAAACCTTACGTAATGCTGGTATGGTTCCTTGCGTTATATACGGAGGAGATAAGCCAGTGCATTTTTCGGCAGAAGAAATCGCATTTAAAAAGTTGGTATATACTCCAAACGTATATACTGCTACAATTAATGTTGATGGAGAAAAAATTGCTGCAATTTTGCAAGACATTCAATTTCACCCAGTAACAGATAAAATTTTACATGTAGATTTTTATCAGTTATTTGATGATAAAGAAGTTACAATGAACATTCCCGTAAAATTAGTAGGAACTTCTCCTGGAGTTTTAAATGGTGGTTCTTTACGTTTTACAAACCGTAAATTAAAAGTAAAAGCTTTACCTGCAAATTTACCAGATTTTATTTCTGCAGATATTTCTAAATTAAAAATTGGAAGTAAATTAGTTATAAAATCATTATTTAATGACAACTATACTTTTATGCACCCAGAAAATACTGTAGTGGTGCAAGTTAGAACTTCTCGTAATGCAACTAGCGTTATAGACGAAGATGAAGATGAAACAACAGAAGAAGCTACAGAAGCAACTGCTACTGAATAAGCTTCATAAATTATATATAAAAAGAGAGACTGTCTTAGAAAAGGCAGTCTCTCTTTTTTTGTAATTTTTCTAACTGATTGTGATTATACCAGTTATGATTTTAAATTCTAGTTTTACGGCTGCTCTCTAAACTTTGTTTGCTACTTTTAAATTGAAAAACATATTTTTATTTCAAGAATAAGAATGCTCTAACTCGCAAATATTTGATTTTAAAATAACAATGTGCTTTATAGATGCTTTTTATACCGGAAATGAGGTTACAAAAAAGCTAAAGATAAGACCAGAAAAAAAGTGCTTAGAAAAAATCTTCTAAACACTTAATTTAATTTTGTTTTCTTTACTTATTATTCTACAAGTAAAGTAAATGGAATACTATATTTTACACCAACTGGTTTTCCTCTTTGTTTACCAGGTTTCATTTTAGGTAATAATTTCATTACTTTTACAACCTCGTCTTTAATCTTTGGGTGTGGTGCTCTTGCTTGAATATCTACTACGTTTCCTTTTTTATCAATTTTAAAACCAATAAAAACTCTTTTTTTACCAGAAGACAAGCCTAATTCGTTTGGAAGTTCTGCGTCAAACTTTCTTGAGAAATGTTTTTGCACCATTTTACTAAAACAGTCTTTTAATTCTTTCTTATCTCCTTTACATCCAGGAAATACAGGTACGTCTTCAATAATCATAAAACTTACGTCCTCTACTACCTCTTCTACTTCTGCTACCTCTACAATTTCTTCTACTTCAACAGCTTCTGTTTCATCTGTTTCTGTAGTTTCAATTACAGTTTCTTCTACTTCTTTCTCATCTTCTACAACCTCAATTTTTTCTGGAGCTGGTGGTGGTGGAGTTTTGGGTTTTACGGGTTCTACTCTTTCTGTAATTGGAATATCTTCTTCCACTAAAGCATTCATATTTACAACACCTAAGTCACCAATAGTTTTGTCGTAAGTCTTTTTCTCAATTGCAGCGTAGGTTATAAATAGTGCTAAAACCAACCCTATTTGCATAAATATTTTACTGTAATTTTCTAAATTCGATTTCGGATTTTTCTTTATTTCCATTGTAAAGAGTTTTTAATAGTTCGCTAATTTAATTAAAAAAATGTATCAAATACAAGTATTAGGGCTAATTATATCGATTTTTTTTATAAATCTGATTAAAAACCACTAATCCTAAAAAAACGCCAGTCGTATTTGCAAGAACATCTAAATAATCTCCTGTTCTATACGAAGTTAATTCGCTTTGTAAAATCTCAATAATTATGCCAAAAAGAATGCATAAAAAAACAATTAAGTATTTTTTATGTGGTTTTCTAAAAAATGAAAGCAACCAACAAATAGATAGTGTAAAATAAGCAAAACTGTGTTGCCATTTATCTATATGACTAATTGGGGCTTCATATTTTGGCATTTTCATTAAACTTAAGTATAAAATACTAAGTGTAACTACTACTGCTATTATTACTATTTTATCCTTTAATAAGGTTTTTATACGCCTCCGCATCTAATAAGTCGTCTATTTGAGAACTGTCTGAAATATCGATTTTAATCATCCAGCCTTTTCCATACGGGTCCGAATTTACCAATTCAGGTGCATCTTCTAAAGCTTCGTTAAATTCAATTACTTCTCCACTTAAAGGCATAAACAAATCCGATACTGTTTTTACTGCTTCTACAGAGCCAAAAACTTCTCCTTCTTCTACAGAATCGTCTAAAGTATCTACATCTACGTAAACAATGTCTCCTAATTCGCTTTGTGCAAAATCTGTAATACCAACAGTTGCAATGTTGCCTTCTATCTTAATCCACTCGTGATCTTTCGTGTATTTTAAGTTTGATGGAATATTCATTTCTTTAATTATTTATTGTTATTAATTTTTAATTTCCTCCTAAATTATAAACGATGTTAAATCCACCATTAATTGCCTGTCTTGGAAATGTGGTAGAAATCGCATATTTCGACGTTTGATGATTGTAATAAAACGACGCGGTTAAATTACTATTTAATCTATAATCTGCAGTAAATTTAACAGAAAATAATTTCTGACCACCACTAATTTGATTATTATCTTCATCTACAGATCTAATTTGTGTTAAATTATCTCTTAGAGAAACATCTGCTCTTAAATTAATATCGCCTTTTAAGGTTTGTTTTTTGCCTGTAAATCGAGTACTTACTTTTACATCTTTAAATACATAACCCAACCCAAAAATATACTCAGTTCCTTTAATATCTGTTAAGGTACTGTTATTAAAATTCATGGTTAATGTTCGATCTCTTTTTACTTCGCCTCTAAATGAAAAAGAATTTCTCATTTTCATATCTACTTTTATCAATGGAGAAAACTCATCTACCAAGGTTACTGCAGAAACTAACAATTCTGGCTCGTAATTTCCAGCAGTATTTGCTGCTGTTGGGTTTGTAGGGTCGAATTGTAAATTGTTTGTAAAACTAGAAACTGTGTAAGAAGAATTATACCCGTGTGAAACTACAAAATTGCTAAAGTTCTTTTTAAACCATTTAAATTTCATTAGGCCATTGTAACGCAACGTCCAGTTAGGTATAGGAATGTTTCTAAACAAAGATGTACTTACACTCTCTGCGCTTTTACCAGAATATGCCGCCAAGAAAGCTGGTAGCAAAACTTGCTGACTGTTTTCTCCATAACCAGAAACTGGATTTCCGCTTTCTGTTGCCAATCTGTTTGCGATGGTACTTCTAAAATCTCGCATGTTTTGGAAAAGTACATCTGCATCTGTAAAAGCAGTAGAAATCATAGAGTAACTGGTGCTAAAGTTACCGTTTTCGAAAGCTGGTGCACTATTATCTAAAGCTCCTGTTGGCGTTCCATTTTCTACAACATCTATTTGTTGCGAGATATCTCTGGTTTTTATTTTATTTCCTCTTACATCGATATTTAAATCTGTAAACGGTTTTAGCGTAAATGTATAATCTAACTTGTTATAATGGGTTCTACTGTATGTTTTGTTGTAATATTCTTCATTAGGGTTTCTCGGCCCAACTAACCAACCATTTTCCAACGCTTTTGTTCTAATATCTACTTGGCTACCAAAAGCAAAAGAAGTGGGTGCACCACCTAAAAAGCCAACACCTTCTGTATAACCTGGTAATAATTGTCCGTTATTTTCTGAATAGCTCACTTTAGCTTGTTTAACAGAAGTTACCACATCATAAACTCCTTTTAAAATTTGTTTTCCTAAAGGAAGCTTCTTTTTCTGATTTGTTTTTCTTGGTGAAGGAGGTAAACCAACACCTTTTAATCCTTTAGAGTTTCTTCTTTGGTTTTTGCTGAGCAATAGTTTTTCGAAACCAAGGCCTTTGTAAAATTTGTCGAAACTAAAAGTAGTGTTTAAATTGTGTGTATTGGCATTCTGAATTACATTACCCACCAAATCTACATAAGGTACATCTACTCCATTTACATTAATGGTACTTTGTGCAGCAGCTTGCCAATCGAAATCGGCTGTGTATGCATAATCGGCTTTTATCCAACTTAAAAAAGGAATTTTATCGATTGGTAATTGATACGTTCCGTTTAATTTTTGATGATAATGATTGGCTCTACCCGTGTTAAAAAAATCGTCGAAAACTTGAATGTCTTCTGTCGTATCGAACGTATCGTAAATATAACTATTGGTTGCATTAAAGTTTAAAGTAAACGATTTTGTTAAATCGAAAGCAATTGTATAATCCCAATCAAACAAAAATCTACGTTGTTTTAATTCTGGTTGAGGCGATAAACCTGCCACCAAATTTCGAGATTGTTGCTCTGTATAATTTCTATTGATGCGAGAGTTTACTACAAATGTTTTAGGAACAGGGTTAAAGTTAAAATCTTTAATCAACTTTAAATATTTGCTATCGAAAAGCTTTACATTTTTAAAAGGTTCTATTGGTTTAGACTGAAAGCTGTAATTGTAACTTGCGCCAGCAGTTACGTTTTCGTTTATAAATTTTTGAATATTGTAATCTCTATGAAACTCTTTGTTGTGTGCATAAGAAACAGAGATATTTTCTATATCGTAAAACTTTGGTTTTTTGGTTGAGTTTGGATTTCTGTTCTTTTTAACATTAAGAAAACTAATGCTTGTACGTTTTGTATAGTCTCTAGAAAATTCGCTATTTGGATTTTGCCCCAAAGCATCTTTTAAGGTTACATCTTGGTATTGAGGGTCGTATTTTGGGTCTATAAATTTCTCTCCAATACTATAACTCATTGGCAACTGAATGCCCCACTTTTTAGGCGTTAAAACTTTTCCTAGGTTTATAGTGGTCGCAACGTCGTATTGTTTTGTTTCGTCTAAACTGCGTTGGTTTACTCGATCTTCTACATTACCAAAACCAATGGTTGACATGCTTCCTGCTAAAGAAACATTGGCAACATCTGCAAAATTAGCATCGGCATTTACAACGGCTGCCCAACCACCTTTGTTGTCGAAACCTGCAGAACGCAACTCGTTAAACCAAATTTCTCCACTTTTTGGAGTTAAAGAAGTATTTTTAAGACCTAACATTATGGTTCTTAATTGTGCCAAAGTTGGGTTTCCTTTTACGCTAATTTTATAAGGTAAACTTGCATCTTGTTGTGTAGAGGTAAAAATATCTACAATTGGAAAACCTGCAGCATCTCTTTCTAATTTTATTTTTCCGAACGTTTCTAAAAATGCATCTAAATTATTGGCTTCTGGCCAAATATCTAACTGCGAAGTACCATTTTTGGTAACTTTTAAAGGAATTTCAACTTGATAAAAATTCTCGTTTAAATCTGTTCCCAATCGAATAATTGCAGAAAAATCGTTATCTGCTAAACCTGGACTTCCTTGGTTTTCTTGCAAGTGCATAAACATTTTTAAACGCTTAAAACGTCTTAAATCTACACTAATGTTTTTATAGATTGCTCTTGTTTTTTCTGGCTCTAATTGGTTTACTTTTAAAGTTACAGATTGTTCGTTTTGTAATTGTACAGTTGTGCTTCCTTGCAAACGTTCACGCTCAATTCCTGGAGGCTGTACATAGCTTCCTTCATTTTGTTCGATACTAACTACACCTACTTCAAAATCGTTCAATTCGTCTTGTGTTAAATCTCTATCTGGATTTACAGCTGGGTCTAAAGTTTTTACGTAACGTCTCCAATCTCCACGAACCAAATCTAATTCTCCAAAACGAATTACCACTGGAATTCTAAAATTGGTTAAAAACATTCTTACAAAACGAATGCTGTTAAAGTCTGAAATATTATTTATGGGTGTTCCGCTTCTTACAGGAACTCTAAATTGATACCATTTTGTTTGTTGTGTAGAACCGTTTTCTAAGGTTACTGTCGTTACTTTTTCATCTACAATATATCCAACCCCTTTTTGTAAATTGTTTTTATCTAAAGAGATTTTATATTCGTAATAACTCTCTACAGTATTCATGGTTTGGTCTCTGTTGATATCTTCTACATCTGGATATGTGGTAGAAGATGTTGGAAAAGATTCTGGAGATTGGTTTAAGGTTGGCGAATTGCCTTGTGTGTTATTATAATCTTTATATCTTGTAATTAATGAAGCATCTATAGCATCTAAATTTCCTCCTCTAAAAAACTGAAAATTATCTGCTGCAGGGTCTGGTAAAGTTGCAAATTGTCCAATTCCTGCTAAATTCTTTTCTTCATCGTCATTTAAACCATCAAAACCTAAATCTTGGTTTGTTCTTGCACCATCTTGTTCGTTAAAGGCATAAATTATAGAAGGGTTTCTTGGAACATCGCCCCAAGTTGTTCTGTTTACATTATTTCCAGGAACTTTTAAACCATCTTCTGGCAAACCGTTTTCGTACATTTTACGGTTGTCTTTTAGCACGTCTTCAGAAACATTTCCTAAATTGATGTACAAATCTCCTACTTGGTTTATAGGATTGTTTGGGTTGATACCTTGTGGCAAACCTTCTTCGGTTGTAATGGAATAGTTCTCGTAAGGATCCATAATCCAAAATTGAAGGTACTCGACATTTGCTTGGTCGAAATTGTTGGTCGTTAAAGGTCTCATAATACCTCCCCATCTTGTTTCTGGGTTTGGTAAAATTACTTTTCCGTCGATAATGTTTGCGTTTGGATCGAAATTATACGAACCTCTTTCTTGTGGGAAATAAGCCAAATCTAAGGTTCTTACTAAAGAATTCTGAGTAATATCTAACTGAACATTTGGAAACAATTCTTGGTAATTAATTTGTCTTGTTTCTGCTCTCGAAAGCTCATCTGCATCTATACTTGCTGGTGTTTCGCCTGCGCCATAAAATATTTGATCTACACTATACCAAGCCAATTTTGCTCTTTTGTAATTGTAAGATAAATCGTCTTTTTCTCCATTAAAATTCGGAAAATATTTAGGGGTACTTGCTTCATACCAATCTAAGGGAGAAAGCAAACTAATAGGAACTTGCGAAGCTTCAAAATCGTCTATATAAGAGGTTGCTGCACCTGTTACGTCAATTCCACTTGGGGTTCCTGGAATTAAATAAGCCATATCTCCTCTTACAGAAATATTAGAAGGCACATCTGTATCTACAAAAGGCAATTTATTGGCCAGTTTTGTAAAATAAGGCACTTCTGTAGCATAATTAAAATTAAAACCTAACATGGTATTGTTTATAGGTTCTGACCCGAAATTAACTTTTGGTGTTAAAGGTCTTTCTTCAATATTTAAATAAGTGGCACCCACTACGAAATCTTCAGAAAATTTATGTTCCACATCTATACCTATAAAGGTTTTTCTTTGCTGATTAAAAACAGCATTATTTTCTGTGGAAACACTTATGGGAGTTCCAGAAGCTTGTAAACCTGGATCTATAATTTGCACTCTTCCTAAGTTGTAATCTACTACATAATCTACACCTTCTACCAGCTGTCTTCCTCCAGCAGAAACTCTTACAGAACCTCTTGGAACGTTAAAAGCACCTATGGGAATGCCACCTGCGTTTTCCGATTTAAAGTATCCTTTTAAAAAGTATTTGTCTTTATTTTGAAAGTTGTTCTTAATATT
Coding sequences:
- the sprA gene encoding cell surface protein SprA; protein product: MSTFFKNTFLFLTVTFAVSLTTYAQTKAKKDTIVVKNDSIKLRYDFKSNQKGGLFLDDLAEKVIVFDKTLNRYVIVEKIGNYYTKTPIYLTPKEYEQYRLRRDMTQYFKDKVSAASGKKKGAKDAQKDLLPTYYVNSKFFESIFGGNTVKVTPTGNLNLKLGFIYQNTDNPQISEENRSNFTFDFDQQINASIRAKVGERLEFTANYDTQASFDFQNLVKIGYTPTEDDIIQGIEAGNVSMPIKNSLINGAQSLFGVKTDLKFGNTNITAVFSQQNSESKTVVSEGGASIQQFELRTTDYDNDRHFFLSQYFIDNYSNSLKNYPLISSPINITRIEVWITNRNASTEDFRSIVAIADLAESDPDVFVDQNGNIVPSANQAVVSGKNLPFNGANNIYEPNILNGIRDVSTVESTLRNQLNMEQGTDYSMLENARKLDPNEFKLNAQLGFISLNRRLNDGEVLAVAYEYTVAGNVTGSTKNSFKVGEFSNDGVQAPNNLAVKLLRSEILQTKRSDGNGGEESFPTWRLMMKNVYALGAFPLTQDGFRFEIQYRDDQTGIPSNVLQNAQTAGLANKPLLQVLNLDQLDQSQSRNPDGYFDYVEGITVNSENGFIFFPEPEPFGNDLVQMSPNDNGLDPSTSDVERYAFKELYLNTKINIKNNFQNKDKYFLKGYFKSENAGGIPIGAFNVPRGSVRVSAGGRQLVEGVDYVVDYNLGRVQIIDPGLQASGTPISVSTENNAVFNQQRKTFIGIDVEHKFSEDFVVGATYLNIEERPLTPKVNFGSEPINNTMLGFNFNYATEVPYFTKLANKLPFVDTDVPSNISVRGDMAYLIPGTPSGIDVTGAATSYIDDFEASQVPISLLSPLDWYEASTPKYFPNFNGEKDDLSYNYKRAKLAWYSVDQIFYGAGETPASIDADELSRAETRQINYQELFPNVQLDITQNSLVRTLDLAYFPQERGSYNFDPNANIIDGKVILPNPETRWGGIMRPLTTNNFDQANVEYLQFWIMDPYENYSITTEEGLPQGINPNNPINQVGDLYINLGNVSEDVLKDNRKMYENGLPEDGLKVPGNNVNRTTWGDVPRNPSIIYAFNEQDGARTNQDLGFDGLNDDEEKNLAGIGQFATLPDPAADNFQFFRGGNLDAIDASLITRYKDYNNTQGNSPTLNQSPESFPTSSTTYPDVEDINRDQTMNTVESYYEYKISLDKNNLQKGVGYIVDEKVTTVTLENGSTQQTKWYQFRVPVRSGTPINNISDFNSIRFVRMFLTNFRIPVVIRFGELDLVRGDWRRYVKTLDPAVNPDRDLTQDELNDFEVGVVSIEQNEGSYVQPPGIERERLQGSTTVQLQNEQSVTLKVNQLEPEKTRAIYKNISVDLRRFKRLKMFMHLQENQGSPGLADNDFSAIIRLGTDLNENFYQVEIPLKVTKNGTSQLDIWPEANNLDAFLETFGKIKLERDAAGFPIVDIFTSTQQDASLPYKISVKGNPTLAQLRTIMLGLKNTSLTPKSGEIWFNELRSAGFDNKGGWAAVVNADANFADVANVSLAGSMSTIGFGNVEDRVNQRSLDETKQYDVATTINLGKVLTPKKWGIQLPMSYSIGEKFIDPKYDPQYQDVTLKDALGQNPNSEFSRDYTKRTSISFLNVKKNRNPNSTKKPKFYDIENISVSYAHNKEFHRDYNIQKFINENVTAGASYNYSFQSKPIEPFKNVKLFDSKYLKLIKDFNFNPVPKTFVVNSRINRNYTEQQSRNLVAGLSPQPELKQRRFLFDWDYTIAFDLTKSFTLNFNATNSYIYDTFDTTEDIQVFDDFFNTGRANHYHQKLNGTYQLPIDKIPFLSWIKADYAYTADFDWQAAAQSTINVNGVDVPYVDLVGNVIQNANTHNLNTTFSFDKFYKGLGFEKLLLSKNQRRNSKGLKGVGLPPSPRKTNQKKKLPLGKQILKGVYDVVTSVKQAKVSYSENNGQLLPGYTEGVGFLGGAPTSFAFGSQVDIRTKALENGWLVGPRNPNEEYYNKTYSRTHYNKLDYTFTLKPFTDLNIDVRGNKIKTRDISQQIDVVENGTPTGALDNSAPAFENGNFSTSYSMISTAFTDADVLFQNMRDFRSTIANRLATESGNPVSGYGENSQQVLLPAFLAAYSGKSAESVSTSLFRNIPIPNWTLRYNGLMKFKWFKKNFSNFVVSHGYNSSYTVSSFTNNLQFDPTNPTAANTAGNYEPELLVSAVTLVDEFSPLIKVDMKMRNSFSFRGEVKRDRTLTMNFNNSTLTDIKGTEYIFGLGYVFKDVKVSTRFTGKKQTLKGDINLRADVSLRDNLTQIRSVDEDNNQISGGQKLFSVKFTADYRLNSNLTASFYYNHQTSKYAISTTFPRQAINGGFNIVYNLGGN